The Diorhabda sublineata isolate icDioSubl1.1 chromosome 6, icDioSubl1.1, whole genome shotgun sequence genome includes a window with the following:
- the LOC130445764 gene encoding beta-glucuronidase-like, with product MKSIVSIVPIFILIFLSYVNGGILYPKVSKTRELQSLDGLWLFSLNTNGSFSESTGLSGTKTDKDIHLMPVPASFNDIPTTLEVRDHLGPVVYEREFLVPANWKENKRVWLRFGSVCYSAQVYINGELVTTHSIGHLPFAIEITSYLNDEENVLRVIVDTTLDKSSIPQGSISHLPNGRRYLSYTFDFFNYGGIDRPVILYTTPLTYIDDIDITTTVQGSTGIVSYEIKIEGDNIPVTYEVTVLDRDKKEVAKNSGSSGDIKIANANLWWPYLMHDDPGYLYTLKVELIGKDNTPIDSYSENFGIRQLAWNSNTFTINDKPIYFRGFGRHEDSDIRGKGLDLPLVIRDHNLIRWIGANAYRTSHYPYAEEIMDMADRLGIMILDEVPAVNTENYNDELLENHKRSLTELYHRDKNRPSVVVWSIANEPRTQVTESEDYYRHISAHIKSFDKSRPITIANLYGYDVDHAGQFLDIIAVNKYAAWYEYPGQLDVITSTVISQLKGWHSKHNKPIFMTEYGADTLEGYHMLPTYMWSEEFQVKLMSEYFKAFDQARNEGWFIGEMIWNFADFKTANDIRRVGGNKKGIFTRQRQPKNSAHFLRKRYWSLANKLNNVDMPTDLDEYVIE from the exons ATGAAATCGATTGTGTCGATAGTAccaatatttattctaatatttctatcatATGTTAATGGTGGAATTCTTTATCCAAAAGTATCGAAAACAAGGGAGCTGCAATCTTTGGATGGACTCTggttattttctttaaataccAATGGAAGTTTTAGTGAAAGTACTGGATTATCG GGAACGAAGACTGATAAAGACATTCATTTAATGCCAGTGCCAGCAAGCTTTAACGATATCCCAACTACTTTAGAGGTGCGTGATCATTTGGGACCAGTTGTCTATGAAAGAGAATTTCTAGTACCTGCTaattggaaagaaaataaaagagttTGGTTACGATTTGGATCGGTTTGCTACTCAGCACAAGTT TACATTAATGGTGAACTGGTGACAACTCATTCAATTGGTCATTTACCATTCGCTATTGAAATAACATCGTACCTTAATGATGAAGAGAATGTTTTGAGAGTAATTGTTGATACTACACTTGATAAAAGCAGTATTCCACAAGGTTCTATTTCCCATTTACCCAA TGGGAGGAGGTATCTATCATATACGTTCGATTTCTTCAACTATGGTGGTATTGATCGACCTGTCATTTTATACACAACACCACTCACCTATATCGACGATATTGATATAACAACTACCGTTCAAGGATCAACAG GTATTGTGtcatatgaaataaaaattgaaggagataATATTCCAGTTACTTACGAAGTGACAGTATTAGATAGGGATAAGAAAGAAGTAGCAAAAAATAGCGGAAGTAGTGGTGACATAAAAATAGCAAATGCGAACTTATGGTGGCCGTATCTAATGCATGATGATCCTGGTTACCTTTATACGCTCAAG GTTGAATTGATTGGAAAAGATAACACTCCAATAGATTCCTATTCAGAGAATTTCGGTATAAGACAATTGGCTTGGAACAGTAACACTTTCACCATAAACGATAAGCCCATATACTTTAGAGGATTTGGAAGGCATGAAGATTCGGATATCCGTGGGAAAGGTTTGGATCTACCATTAGTGATAAGAGATCACAACTTAATCAGATGGATTGGGGCAAATGCTTACAGAACTTCTCATTATCCTTATGCCGAAGAAATCATGGATATGGCAGATAGATTGGGAATAATGATTTTGGACGAAGTACCCGCCGTTAATACAGA GAATTACAACGATGAGTTACTTGAGAACCACAAAAGATCGTTGACGGAATTGTACCACAGAGATAAAAATCGACCAAGCGTTGTAGTTTGGTCTATCGCAAACGAGCCCAGAACCCAAGTAACAGAATCTGAAGATTATTATCG ACATATTTCTGCTCATATCAAATCATTTGATAAAAGTAGACCAATAACTATTGCTAATTTATATGGATACGATGTGGACCACGCC GGACAATTTTTGGATATCATTGCGGTTAATAAATATGCTGCCTGGTACGAATATCCTGGACAGTTAGATGTTATTACTTCAACGGTTATTTCCCAACTAAAAGGTTGGCACAGCAAACATAATAAACCCATTTTTATGACAGAGTATGGCGCTGATACTTTAGAAGGTTATCACATg ttgCCAACATATATGTGGTCGGAAGAGTTCCAAGTTAAACTTATGTCTGAATATTTTAAGGCATTCGATCAAGCGAGGAATGAGGGTTGGTTCATTGGAGAGATGATTTGGAATTTTGCTGATTTTAAAACGGCAAATG ATATTAGAAGAGTGGGAGGaaacaaaaaaggaattttCACAAGACAACGTCAACCGAAAAACAGTGCACATTTCTTAAGGAAGAGGTATTGGTCCCTTGCTAACAAGTTAAATAATGTTGACATGCCGACAGATCTTGATGAATATGTGATTGAATAA
- the LOC130445745 gene encoding zinc finger HIT domain-containing protein 3 produces the protein MNKTCEICSKEARYKCPTCMIFYCSVPCCKIHRQNKCDVLQRDEEEEMANLIVKRRKIETMTESTVPEDKLKLLNSNEEVNNLLTNSHLRNLLVAIDKSDNAEEVMQKAMQEPIFVEFADACLKVVEDKTEVEENS, from the exons ATGAATAAAACTTGTGAAATTTGCTCTAAAGAAGCAAGATACAAATGCCCAACCTGTATGATATTTTA TTGTTCAGTGCCTTGCTGCAAAATACACAGACAAAATAAATGTGATGTTCTTCAAagagacgaagaagaagaaatggcTAATTTAATAGTGAAGaggagaaaaattgaaactatgACTGAATCAACAGTTCctgaagataaactaaaactattGA ATTCAAATGAAGAAGTGAATAATTTGTTAACAAATAGTCATTTGAGAAATTTATTAGTGGCCATTGATAAGTCAGATAATGCTGAAGAAGTTATGCAAAAAGCTATGCAGGAACCAATTTTTGTAGAATTTGCTGATGCCTGTCTCAAAGTTGTGGAAGATAAAACGGAAGTTGAAGAAAACTCATAA